Proteins encoded by one window of Sphingosinicella sp. BN140058:
- the gspJ gene encoding type II secretion system minor pseudopilin GspJ yields the protein MTRNGFTLVELMVALIIFALLSAAGAMLLSGSARVQEGVKDKLSDTAALQRTSTIIAADFAQALPRPHRDAAGRTLPALSAAGGTIDLVRAGWDNEDNAARPSIQRVEYRVVDGALERVAWPLVDGAAPLPAQRLLGPVAGLRLRFRGPDGAWRDRWDPVQPQQLPRAIEMTIDAKQPLRMVFLVGSGRG from the coding sequence GTGACTCGCAACGGCTTCACTCTGGTCGAATTGATGGTCGCTTTGATCATCTTCGCCTTGCTCTCCGCGGCGGGCGCCATGCTGCTGTCGGGCAGCGCCCGGGTTCAGGAGGGGGTGAAGGACAAGCTCTCCGACACCGCGGCCCTGCAGCGGACCAGCACGATCATCGCCGCCGATTTCGCCCAGGCTCTGCCCCGTCCCCACCGCGACGCCGCCGGACGCACGCTGCCGGCGTTGAGCGCCGCCGGCGGCACGATCGATCTGGTCCGTGCCGGCTGGGACAATGAGGACAATGCCGCACGCCCCTCGATCCAGCGGGTGGAATATCGGGTCGTCGATGGCGCCTTGGAGCGGGTCGCCTGGCCACTGGTCGACGGCGCCGCGCCGTTGCCGGCACAGCGGCTGCTCGGCCCGGTTGCCGGCCTCAGATTGCGCTTCCGCGGGCCGGACGGCGCCTGGCGGGACCGATGGGACCCGGTGCAGCCGCAACAGCTTCCGCGCGCCATCGAAATGACGATCGACGCGAAGCAGCCGCTGCGCATGGTCTTCCTGGTCGGAAGCGGCCGCGGATGA
- the gspI gene encoding type II secretion system minor pseudopilin GspI, with product MSRAEREAGFTLVEMLVALTVFSIAALALVRLQSVSLSGTATLQDHAVAQLVARNVAIEAVTDPRPPALGVARGQEVNGGRTWAFVRRTSYSPEPRILRIDVVVAGASARPAARLTMFRKAGA from the coding sequence ATGTCGCGCGCTGAGCGGGAAGCGGGCTTCACCCTGGTGGAGATGCTCGTCGCGCTCACCGTGTTCAGCATCGCGGCACTGGCGCTGGTCCGGCTCCAATCCGTCAGCCTCTCCGGCACGGCGACGCTTCAGGACCATGCCGTCGCCCAACTCGTCGCCCGCAACGTCGCCATCGAGGCCGTCACCGATCCGCGCCCGCCCGCGCTCGGCGTCGCGCGTGGCCAGGAAGTGAATGGCGGCCGCACCTGGGCCTTTGTGCGGCGCACCTCCTACTCGCCGGAGCCCCGCATCCTGCGCATCGACGTGGTCGTCGCCGGCGCCTCGGCCCGCCCCGCGGCGCGGCTGACCATGTTCCGGAAGGCCGGCGCGTGA
- a CDS encoding GspH/FimT family pseudopilin: MQGREHGFTLVELLVVMTILALACSVAALALPRPGHRVRDEAERFAARIHAARQKAVLSNRPLALTVDTHGYAFENREDGRWQTIAEPPLAPAAWQQGTAIASAQARIRFDPTGIADPIAIELRRNGERALVRTDDRGEIDVAR; this comes from the coding sequence ATGCAGGGGCGCGAGCACGGCTTCACCCTCGTCGAACTGCTCGTCGTCATGACCATCCTGGCGCTCGCCTGTTCCGTCGCTGCGCTTGCGCTGCCGCGCCCCGGCCATCGCGTCCGCGACGAGGCGGAGCGCTTCGCCGCGCGCATTCACGCCGCCCGTCAGAAGGCCGTGCTCTCGAACCGGCCGCTCGCCCTTACCGTAGATACGCACGGCTATGCCTTCGAGAACCGGGAGGACGGGCGCTGGCAGACCATCGCCGAACCGCCGCTCGCGCCGGCAGCGTGGCAGCAGGGCACCGCAATCGCATCGGCGCAGGCACGGATCCGCTTCGATCCGACCGGAATCGCCGATCCGATCGCGATCGAGCTTCGCCGCAACGGCGAACGGGCGCTCGTGCGCACCGATGACCGGGGCGAGATCGATGTCGCGCGCTGA
- the gspF gene encoding type II secretion system inner membrane protein GspF, which translates to MTEFTYLALDTAGREQTGSLRAPTAEGARAALQAKRLYVVRLESGAPVTAQPFWARPLFVRDTLPSNQLAIFTRQLSTLVQVTPLEEALRTLIRQSERPRIRRVIEVVHGGVVEGRQLSEAMAREPRSFPPLYRAMISAGERSGSLPTILERLAMLLERQAQVRSKVISALAYPIILAVVASFVVLALMVFVVPRVVEQFEDIGQQLPLLTRIVIGVSHLLAGYWWAIALAALAAWGLAAVSMRSEVRRLRRDALLLRTPFAGRLLRDLHAARMARTLATMLESRLPLVDGLKLTAQTVHNRALRAATQRTAETVRTGGSLSGALRNAAVFPPLLVSLASSGEASGQLDTMLERAADYLEREFDMFTTTMLALLEPAIIVVMGVVVAVIVLSVLLPILQIDALAGGL; encoded by the coding sequence GTGACGGAGTTCACCTATCTTGCGCTCGACACCGCGGGCCGGGAGCAGACCGGATCCCTGCGCGCGCCGACGGCGGAGGGCGCGCGCGCCGCGCTGCAGGCGAAGCGCCTCTACGTCGTTCGCCTCGAATCCGGTGCGCCGGTCACGGCTCAGCCATTCTGGGCACGGCCGCTGTTCGTGCGCGACACTCTGCCCTCCAACCAGCTCGCGATCTTCACCCGCCAGCTTTCCACCCTCGTGCAGGTGACGCCGCTCGAAGAAGCGCTGCGCACGCTCATCCGGCAAAGCGAGCGTCCGCGCATCCGTCGGGTGATCGAGGTGGTGCATGGCGGCGTCGTCGAGGGACGGCAGCTCTCCGAAGCGATGGCGCGGGAGCCGCGCAGTTTCCCGCCGCTCTACCGCGCGATGATCTCGGCCGGCGAGCGTTCCGGCAGCCTGCCGACGATCCTCGAACGACTCGCCATGTTGCTCGAGCGCCAGGCGCAGGTGCGTTCGAAGGTGATCAGCGCCCTCGCTTACCCGATCATCCTCGCCGTCGTCGCGAGCTTCGTCGTGCTTGCCCTGATGGTGTTCGTCGTACCCCGCGTCGTCGAGCAGTTCGAGGATATCGGTCAGCAACTTCCCCTGCTCACCCGCATCGTGATCGGCGTCTCGCACCTGCTCGCCGGCTATTGGTGGGCGATCGCGCTTGCTGCCCTCGCGGCCTGGGGTCTCGCCGCCGTTTCGATGCGGAGCGAGGTGCGGCGCCTCCGCCGCGACGCACTGCTGCTGCGAACCCCTTTTGCCGGACGGCTGCTTCGCGATCTTCACGCGGCGCGGATGGCGCGCACGCTGGCGACGATGCTGGAATCGCGGTTGCCGTTGGTCGATGGCCTGAAGCTCACCGCGCAGACCGTGCACAATCGGGCGTTGCGCGCGGCAACACAGCGCACCGCGGAGACGGTGCGCACCGGCGGCAGCCTCTCGGGTGCGCTGCGCAATGCCGCGGTGTTTCCGCCGCTGCTGGTCTCGCTGGCATCGAGCGGCGAAGCGAGCGGCCAGCTCGATACGATGCTGGAGCGGGCCGCTGACTATCTCGAGCGCGAGTTCGACATGTTCACCACCACGATGCTTGCCTTGCTCGAGCCGGCGATCATCGTGGTGATGGGCGTCGTGGTGGCGGTGATCGTGCTTTCGGTGCTGTTGCCGATCCTGCAGATCGACGCGCTGGCGGGCGGTCTGTGA